A portion of the Drosophila innubila isolate TH190305 chromosome 3L unlocalized genomic scaffold, UK_Dinn_1.0 0_D_3L, whole genome shotgun sequence genome contains these proteins:
- the LOC117787672 gene encoding homeobox protein cut isoform X1: MSSSAAAAQYKLDANSNAIALITDVAALPMSLPLPPSPSALTSPADRIEWSRSTILGFIEDYRRQRVLWDPNTKGYHIKQTKYEALKLLSEKYGTEIRSIRSKIKSLRSSFHREHGKVINGRNRGVHYQPMWFAYEAIRFILDGERDGDADVSVAALDAAGVDVEPASLALTASEAADKLALMHSLDLEQLTAAGKQQVVEQQQQQHEEFAARVAAAVAAVAAAAAANVRERDHNLDTDAANSDADANSNGCAGVGSDATAAEAAAAESAAAAAAVTRSSSDLDGENYCNISAEDVKTEIIEHESELGMLDRQTSTPLSLSYFKPTDLTYNHRKRKAQMDENDGSDVRVGGVGVGIVGGVVGALTLTPIKSTTQQQQQQQMNHSQIAFHALQQHFSHNLSHNSHHNGNGQPHQQQQQQHHHQQHYHHQQQHQQQQQQQHSNNMAQKRDRDRDLSSSPSEANNITTNNNHSSTSLELHSLATTTATTSSSSGISSIVATPIKLNSNNNNNTSSNNNNNNIGSNHVDEYGVFGEYVAITIRKLKTSKSKIVVKHLINNLLYEAELGKYDQGMPASKEPPQLYKMQ, translated from the exons ATGTCCAGCAGCGCCGCAGCAGCGCAGTACAAACTCGACGCCAACTCCAATGCCATCGCTTTGATTACGGACGTCGCAGCGCTGCCgatgtcgctgccgctgccgccgtcACCGTCGGCGCTGACATCGCCTGCGGACCGCATTGAATGGTCGCGCTCCACTATCTTGGGCTTCATCGAGGACTATCGGCGACAGCGCGTGCTGTGGGATCCAAACACCAAAGGCTACCACATCAAGCAGACCAAATACGAGGCGCTCAAGCTGCTCAGCGAGAAATATGGCACTGAAATACGTTCCATACGATCCAAAATCAAATCGCTGCGTTCCTCATTCCATCGCGAGCACGGCAAGGTGATCAACGGACGCAACCGCGGCGTTCATTATCAGCCCATGTGGTTTGCCTATGAGGCCATACGCTTCATATTGGATGGCGAACGCGACGGCGATGCCGACGTCTCAGTCGCTGCTTTGGATGCTGCTGGCGTGGATGTTGAGCCGGCGTCATTGGCGTTGACTGCATCGGAAGCGGCTGATAAACTGGCGCTGATGCATAGCCTAGATTTGGAACAGCTGACAGCTGCTGGCAAGCAACAGGTTgttgagcagcagcagcagcaacatgaagAGTTTGCTGCTCGCgtcgctgctgccgttgctgctgtggcagccGCTGCGGCGGCGAACGTCAGGGAACGGGACCACAATCTGGACACTGACGCAGCCAACTCTGATGCCGATGCCAACTCAAATGGCTGTGCGGGCGTCGGCAGCGACgcgacagcagcagaagcagcagcagcagagtcCGCAGCCGCTGCAGCAGCCGTG ACACGTTCCTCTTCCGATTTGGACGGCGAGAATTACTGTAATATCAGCGCCGAAGATGTGAAAACAGAAATT ATCGAGCACGAAAGTGAGTTGGGTATGCTCGACCGACAGACGAGTACGCCGTTGTCTCTGAGTTACTTTAAGCCCACAGATCTGACTTATAATCATCGGAAGCGCAAGGCGCAGATGGATGAGAATGATGGCAGCGATGTGCGTGTTGGTGGTGTGGGCGTTGGCATCGTCGGGGGCGTGGTCGGGGCGCTGACTTTGACGCCAATCAAATCCAcgacacagcagcaacaacagcaacagatgAACCACAGTCAGATTGCATTTCATGCGCTGCAACAACATTTTAGCCACAATCTCAGCCACAACAGCCACCACAATGGCAATGGGCAAccacatcagcagcagcagcagcaacaccaccaccaacaacactaccaccatcaacagcaacatcagcagcagcaacaacagcaacattccAATAACATGGCACAAAAACGTGATCGTGATCGTGATCTCTCTTCCTCGCCGAGTGAGGCCAACAATATAACCACTAACAATAATCATTCGTCCACATCCTTGGAGTTGCATtcgctggcaacaacaacagcaacaaccagcagcagcagcggcataTCCAGCATTGTTGCCACACCCATTAAgcttaacagcaacaacaacaacaacaccagcagcaacaacaacaacaacaatattggtAGCAACCATGTGGATGAATATGGTGTGTTTGGTGAGTATGTCGCCATCACCATACGCAAATTGAAGACATCCAAGTCAAAGATCGTTGTGAAGCATCTGATCAATAATCTGCTCTATGAGGCTGAGCTGGGGAAATATGATCAGGGAATGCCGGCATCCAAGGAACCGCCGCAGCTGTACAAGATGCAATAA
- the LOC117787672 gene encoding probable basic-leucine zipper transcription factor E isoform X2, which produces MTRSSSDLDGENYCNISAEDVKTEIIEHESELGMLDRQTSTPLSLSYFKPTDLTYNHRKRKAQMDENDGSDVRVGGVGVGIVGGVVGALTLTPIKSTTQQQQQQQMNHSQIAFHALQQHFSHNLSHNSHHNGNGQPHQQQQQQHHHQQHYHHQQQHQQQQQQQHSNNMAQKRDRDRDLSSSPSEANNITTNNNHSSTSLELHSLATTTATTSSSSGISSIVATPIKLNSNNNNNTSSNNNNNNIGSNHVDEYGVFGEYVAITIRKLKTSKSKIVVKHLINNLLYEAELGKYDQGMPASKEPPQLYKMQ; this is translated from the exons atg ACACGTTCCTCTTCCGATTTGGACGGCGAGAATTACTGTAATATCAGCGCCGAAGATGTGAAAACAGAAATT ATCGAGCACGAAAGTGAGTTGGGTATGCTCGACCGACAGACGAGTACGCCGTTGTCTCTGAGTTACTTTAAGCCCACAGATCTGACTTATAATCATCGGAAGCGCAAGGCGCAGATGGATGAGAATGATGGCAGCGATGTGCGTGTTGGTGGTGTGGGCGTTGGCATCGTCGGGGGCGTGGTCGGGGCGCTGACTTTGACGCCAATCAAATCCAcgacacagcagcaacaacagcaacagatgAACCACAGTCAGATTGCATTTCATGCGCTGCAACAACATTTTAGCCACAATCTCAGCCACAACAGCCACCACAATGGCAATGGGCAAccacatcagcagcagcagcagcaacaccaccaccaacaacactaccaccatcaacagcaacatcagcagcagcaacaacagcaacattccAATAACATGGCACAAAAACGTGATCGTGATCGTGATCTCTCTTCCTCGCCGAGTGAGGCCAACAATATAACCACTAACAATAATCATTCGTCCACATCCTTGGAGTTGCATtcgctggcaacaacaacagcaacaaccagcagcagcagcggcataTCCAGCATTGTTGCCACACCCATTAAgcttaacagcaacaacaacaacaacaccagcagcaacaacaacaacaacaatattggtAGCAACCATGTGGATGAATATGGTGTGTTTGGTGAGTATGTCGCCATCACCATACGCAAATTGAAGACATCCAAGTCAAAGATCGTTGTGAAGCATCTGATCAATAATCTGCTCTATGAGGCTGAGCTGGGGAAATATGATCAGGGAATGCCGGCATCCAAGGAACCGCCGCAGCTGTACAAGATGCAATAA
- the LOC117787672 gene encoding probable basic-leucine zipper transcription factor E isoform X3 has product MLDRQTSTPLSLSYFKPTDLTYNHRKRKAQMDENDGSDVRVGGVGVGIVGGVVGALTLTPIKSTTQQQQQQQMNHSQIAFHALQQHFSHNLSHNSHHNGNGQPHQQQQQQHHHQQHYHHQQQHQQQQQQQHSNNMAQKRDRDRDLSSSPSEANNITTNNNHSSTSLELHSLATTTATTSSSSGISSIVATPIKLNSNNNNNTSSNNNNNNIGSNHVDEYGVFGEYVAITIRKLKTSKSKIVVKHLINNLLYEAELGKYDQGMPASKEPPQLYKMQ; this is encoded by the coding sequence ATGCTCGACCGACAGACGAGTACGCCGTTGTCTCTGAGTTACTTTAAGCCCACAGATCTGACTTATAATCATCGGAAGCGCAAGGCGCAGATGGATGAGAATGATGGCAGCGATGTGCGTGTTGGTGGTGTGGGCGTTGGCATCGTCGGGGGCGTGGTCGGGGCGCTGACTTTGACGCCAATCAAATCCAcgacacagcagcaacaacagcaacagatgAACCACAGTCAGATTGCATTTCATGCGCTGCAACAACATTTTAGCCACAATCTCAGCCACAACAGCCACCACAATGGCAATGGGCAAccacatcagcagcagcagcagcaacaccaccaccaacaacactaccaccatcaacagcaacatcagcagcagcaacaacagcaacattccAATAACATGGCACAAAAACGTGATCGTGATCGTGATCTCTCTTCCTCGCCGAGTGAGGCCAACAATATAACCACTAACAATAATCATTCGTCCACATCCTTGGAGTTGCATtcgctggcaacaacaacagcaacaaccagcagcagcagcggcataTCCAGCATTGTTGCCACACCCATTAAgcttaacagcaacaacaacaacaacaccagcagcaacaacaacaacaacaatattggtAGCAACCATGTGGATGAATATGGTGTGTTTGGTGAGTATGTCGCCATCACCATACGCAAATTGAAGACATCCAAGTCAAAGATCGTTGTGAAGCATCTGATCAATAATCTGCTCTATGAGGCTGAGCTGGGGAAATATGATCAGGGAATGCCGGCATCCAAGGAACCGCCGCAGCTGTACAAGATGCAATAA